In a genomic window of Leptidea sinapis chromosome 14, ilLepSina1.1, whole genome shotgun sequence:
- the LOC126967834 gene encoding GILT-like protein 1: protein MELAIETFKLLVTVYYESECPDSRSFVINQLRPAIHLLHSYVKLHLIPFGKSRSINYGDDGFECQHGSSECLGNIVQDCALDLMRKESDKKKVEYVACEMETRAGASGDLNCVEKSKLPPKTVEDCVLTGKGVDLQLHSEYHTSLVSPSFVPTVTIGGEFDQTIQDNAQVDLIGTLCSVLTEAPPCANRYNSMALQHILINQR, encoded by the exons atgGAGCTGGCAAT agAAACATTTAAG TTGTTGGTGACGGTGTACTACGAAAGCGAATGCCCTGACAGCAGAAGTTTTGTTATTAACCAACTGCGCCCTGCGATACATTTGCTGCATAGTTACGTGAAACTGCATTTGATACCGTTTGGAAAATCAAGG AGTATAAACTACGGAGATGACGGGTTTGAGTGTCAGCACGGCTCGTCAGAATGCTTGGGGAACATCGTACAGGATTGCGCTTTAGACCTGATGCGGAAAGAATCGGATAAGAAGAAGGTGGAATACGTCGCGTGCGAGATGGAAACCAGAGCTGGTGCTAGTGGTGATCTTAAC TGTGTTGAAAAATCGAAGCTGCCTCCAAAGACGGTGGAAGACTGTGTGCTCACCGGAAAGGGTGTAGATCTCCAGCTTCACAGTGAATACCACACCAGTCTGGTGTCTCCTAGCTTCGTACCAACAGTCACAATTGGTGgt gAATTCGACCAAACAATACAAGACAATGCTCAAGTGGACCTCATCGGCACTCTCTGTTCCGTGTTGACGGAAGCACCTCCTTGTGCTAATCGTTACAACTCCATGGCTCTTCAACACATTCTCATCAATCagagataa